One window of Gloeothece citriformis PCC 7424 genomic DNA carries:
- the yidD gene encoding membrane protein insertion efficiency factor YidD, whose translation MKIVLIGLIRGYRTFISPLFPPSCRFQPTCSQYGIEAIERFGAIKGAWLTLGRILRCHPFHPGGYDPVPPVKPKK comes from the coding sequence ATGAAAATTGTTTTAATTGGGTTAATTCGGGGTTACAGAACTTTTATTTCTCCTCTGTTTCCACCTTCTTGTCGTTTTCAGCCCACTTGTTCTCAATATGGGATCGAAGCGATTGAGCGTTTTGGGGCGATTAAGGGCGCTTGGTTAACCTTGGGGCGAATTTTACGATGTCATCCTTTTCATCCGGGCGGTTATGATCCAGTTCCTCCTGTCAAGCCTAAAAAATAA
- a CDS encoding PAS domain S-box protein, which translates to MTWQKVTRSPFFSYGVAVIAVLLAFLIMLMLDPWVSMVKSPFLLFLGAIVISAWYGGLKPGLLASFLSVILSHYFFLEPLYTFGLTLSEGIRIGLYFLQGVIVSLICEALRKAKRQAEVNLLKFKVSEERFRLALSNSNLCIFQQNQDLKYLWIHTSEGQVSPEEIIGKSDYDLFSQPEAQQLTAIKKRAIHSRQPLREEVCLTFGANPHYYELFIQPIASFDEQICGITCVAVDITERKHFEQQLHSATQQSSQILESLTDAFFALDQTWQFTYVNRHFEEISEHTREDLLGECIWDVFPEMRQSVFYEEFSLVFEQNLPISIEAINPINPEQWIEARAYPSAEGLCVYWQDITLRKETETERNQLLEREKTARAAAELMQQRLAFLDTASTILAGSLDYPTTLQTVVNLIVPDLADLCGLDILQEDRSVNPLIALKAKDQQEEELVRHFTRLYPLDLNDNHHPITRVFQTGLPETLYQITDEDYQAIAKDPQHLHYLRQLGMKSSICVPLKAHEEVFGVMTLALTKTERSYNDDDLRLALELGRRVGLAIENSRLHHQLQQATRQQQDSLTLLEAVIQQMPAGLAIVESKTGRIILQNDQLRQILGNRPLSTELLENYHHLYEVYHPNGHPYKIEELPLMRSRQQGEVVKSEEMLLVWTDGTQKTLLVDSSPIVNSQGEIEVAVATIYDITDYKQVVTDLKNRQEQLRLAVEGANLGMWNYDLLSGELIWSNRCKKMFGIAANTQISYEVFINALHPEDRLRVDQAVQHSISQRQNYDIEMRTQWPDGSLHWVRSIGHAYYNNEGVAHRMAGVVLDITGQKQAQEALRKSEERFRVAQELSLDGFTVLKSIRNQSGEIIDFEWTYVNPTAAKILRSQINDLIGKRLLEILPDNQSNSELFKRYVQVVETANSHDLELYYDSDEIVGWFRNMAVKLEDGVAVSFSDITERKQAEETLRENEQRLNIALKTAKLGSWHLDLSTMELFTSAQYKANFGLATDADLSYTTLFRLIHPEDRGYVSQMVQHAINTHTDYEAEYRSIWPDGSIHWINSQGCVLYSNTGIPLRIVGVNLDITGRKQAQEEQKRLLEREKLAREEAERVNRIKDEFLAVLSHELRSPLNPILGWAQLLRSGSFDKANQNKALEIIERNAKLQAQLIEDLLDVSRILRGKLSLNVTQLNLFFPIQGAIETVRLSAQAKSIEIKTNLATDVVQISGDAGRIQQIVWNLLSNAIKFTPEGGQIEIGLEQVNHQAQITVKDSGKGIDPQFLPHVFEHFRQADSTTTRKFGGLGLGLAIVRHLVEMHGGTVSAYSAGENQGSTFIVQFPLLKDQSNKIKPEIIDPFLFSVTQSALKGIRILAVDDDPDMRDYVTYVLEQSGAEVKVAGSANEALNILSHFKPDILLSDVGMPKIDGYRLLRQIRSLFPESNQTIPAIALTAYAGEYNQRQALAAGFERHLSKPVEPEQLIKAIVDLINLN; encoded by the coding sequence ATGACCTGGCAAAAAGTCACCCGTTCTCCATTTTTTTCTTATGGGGTAGCTGTTATAGCTGTTTTGCTAGCATTTTTGATAATGCTCATGTTAGATCCTTGGGTGAGCATGGTCAAAAGTCCTTTCTTATTATTTTTAGGTGCGATCGTTATCAGTGCTTGGTATGGAGGTTTAAAACCCGGACTCCTGGCTAGTTTTCTTTCTGTCATTTTAAGTCATTATTTTTTCTTAGAACCTCTTTATACCTTTGGATTGACTCTTTCGGAGGGCATCCGAATAGGATTATATTTTTTACAAGGGGTTATTGTAAGTTTAATTTGTGAGGCACTGAGAAAAGCCAAACGCCAAGCGGAAGTTAATTTACTCAAATTTAAAGTCAGTGAAGAACGATTTCGTCTCGCTTTAAGTAACTCTAATCTTTGTATCTTTCAACAAAATCAAGATTTAAAATATTTATGGATTCATACCTCTGAGGGTCAAGTTTCCCCCGAAGAAATTATCGGAAAATCGGATTACGATTTATTTTCTCAACCCGAAGCTCAACAGTTAACCGCGATTAAAAAAAGAGCAATTCATAGCAGACAACCCCTTCGAGAAGAAGTTTGTCTGACCTTTGGGGCCAATCCTCATTATTATGAATTATTTATTCAACCGATAGCCAGCTTTGATGAGCAAATTTGCGGGATCACTTGTGTCGCTGTCGATATTACTGAACGCAAACACTTTGAACAACAATTACACTCAGCTACACAGCAGAGTAGCCAGATTTTAGAAAGTCTGACGGATGCTTTTTTTGCTCTCGATCAAACTTGGCAGTTTACTTATGTTAATCGTCATTTTGAAGAGATTAGCGAACATACTAGAGAAGACCTTTTAGGGGAATGTATTTGGGATGTTTTTCCCGAAATGAGACAATCTGTATTTTATGAAGAATTTTCCTTAGTTTTTGAGCAAAATTTGCCCATTAGTATAGAAGCGATCAATCCGATTAATCCTGAGCAATGGATAGAAGCTAGAGCTTATCCTTCAGCAGAGGGATTATGTGTCTATTGGCAAGACATCACCCTGCGGAAAGAGACGGAAACTGAACGAAATCAACTGTTAGAACGGGAAAAAACAGCCAGAGCAGCAGCCGAGTTAATGCAGCAACGACTCGCTTTTTTAGACACTGCGAGTACGATTTTAGCCGGCTCTCTTGATTATCCAACGACGCTTCAAACGGTTGTTAATTTAATTGTCCCTGACTTGGCCGATTTGTGCGGCCTTGATATTCTTCAAGAAGACCGCTCCGTTAATCCTTTAATTGCCCTAAAAGCTAAAGATCAACAAGAAGAAGAGTTAGTCCGTCATTTTACCCGACTTTATCCTTTAGATCTTAACGATAATCATCACCCCATTACTAGAGTCTTTCAGACGGGTTTACCAGAAACCCTCTATCAGATTACAGATGAGGATTATCAAGCGATCGCTAAAGATCCCCAACATTTGCACTACTTGAGACAATTGGGGATGAAATCATCGATTTGTGTCCCTTTAAAGGCGCATGAGGAAGTATTTGGGGTGATGACCTTAGCTTTAACCAAAACTGAGAGAAGTTACAATGACGATGATTTACGATTAGCTCTTGAATTAGGAAGACGGGTAGGGTTAGCCATCGAAAACTCTCGACTCCATCATCAATTACAACAAGCCACTCGTCAACAACAAGACTCTTTAACCTTATTAGAAGCGGTTATTCAACAAATGCCCGCAGGTTTAGCGATCGTAGAATCTAAAACCGGTCGTATTATCCTGCAAAATGACCAATTACGCCAAATTTTAGGAAATAGACCCTTATCGACCGAACTTTTAGAAAACTATCATCATTTATATGAAGTCTATCATCCCAATGGTCATCCCTATAAAATCGAAGAATTACCCTTAATGCGATCGCGCCAACAGGGAGAAGTGGTGAAATCAGAAGAAATGCTACTCGTGTGGACTGATGGGACACAAAAAACCTTACTGGTAGACTCTAGCCCCATTGTCAATAGTCAAGGAGAAATTGAGGTAGCTGTTGCTACTATCTACGATATTACCGACTATAAACAAGTTGTAACCGACTTAAAAAATCGGCAAGAACAACTGAGATTAGCAGTAGAAGGGGCTAATTTAGGAATGTGGAATTATGATCTCTTAAGTGGTGAATTAATCTGGTCAAATCGATGTAAAAAGATGTTTGGGATCGCTGCAAATACCCAAATAAGTTACGAAGTTTTCATCAATGCTTTGCATCCTGAAGATCGCTTACGAGTCGATCAAGCGGTACAACATTCTATCAGTCAACGACAAAACTATGATATTGAAATGCGGACTCAATGGCCGGATGGAAGCCTTCACTGGGTGAGATCGATCGGTCACGCCTATTACAATAATGAAGGAGTAGCCCATCGTATGGCGGGAGTAGTGTTAGATATTACCGGCCAAAAACAAGCTCAAGAAGCTTTACGAAAAAGTGAAGAACGATTTCGAGTTGCTCAAGAACTATCTTTAGATGGGTTTACTGTCCTTAAAAGTATTCGGAATCAAAGTGGAGAAATTATTGATTTTGAATGGACTTATGTTAATCCAACCGCCGCCAAAATTCTCCGCTCTCAAATTAATGATTTAATTGGCAAACGGTTACTCGAAATTTTACCGGATAATCAATCCAATAGTGAGTTATTTAAGCGTTATGTCCAAGTCGTAGAAACCGCCAACTCTCATGATTTAGAACTGTATTATGATTCAGATGAAATAGTCGGCTGGTTTCGCAATATGGCGGTTAAATTAGAGGATGGAGTAGCCGTTTCTTTTAGCGATATTACTGAACGAAAACAAGCAGAAGAAACCTTACGAGAAAATGAACAACGGCTTAATATTGCCCTCAAAACAGCAAAACTAGGCTCTTGGCACTTAGATTTGTCTACGATGGAATTATTTACTTCGGCTCAATACAAAGCTAATTTTGGCCTAGCCACCGATGCTGATTTATCTTATACCACTCTATTTAGATTAATTCATCCTGAAGACCGGGGATATGTCTCCCAAATGGTTCAACACGCTATTAACACTCATACTGATTACGAAGCCGAATATCGCAGCATTTGGCCGGATGGTAGCATTCATTGGATTAATTCTCAAGGATGTGTCCTCTATAGTAATACGGGTATTCCCTTACGTATTGTCGGAGTCAATTTAGATATTACTGGCCGAAAACAAGCCCAAGAAGAACAAAAACGGCTGTTAGAACGGGAAAAGTTAGCCAGAGAAGAAGCAGAGCGAGTCAATCGCATTAAAGATGAATTTTTAGCCGTATTATCCCATGAGTTGCGCTCCCCGTTGAATCCGATTTTAGGATGGGCGCAATTGTTGCGCTCTGGTTCTTTTGATAAAGCGAATCAAAACAAAGCTCTAGAAATTATTGAACGTAACGCCAAATTACAAGCTCAATTAATAGAAGATCTCTTAGATGTTTCCCGTATTTTACGAGGCAAACTCTCTTTAAATGTCACCCAATTAAATCTATTTTTTCCCATACAAGGGGCAATTGAAACTGTCAGATTATCAGCACAAGCAAAATCTATTGAAATTAAAACTAATTTGGCTACTGATGTAGTACAAATCTCAGGAGATGCCGGACGAATTCAACAAATTGTCTGGAATCTGTTGTCAAATGCCATTAAATTTACTCCTGAAGGAGGGCAAATTGAGATCGGTTTAGAACAAGTCAATCATCAAGCTCAAATTACGGTTAAAGATAGCGGTAAAGGCATTGATCCCCAATTTCTTCCCCATGTTTTTGAACATTTTCGTCAAGCTGATAGCACCACTACCCGAAAATTTGGCGGATTAGGATTAGGATTAGCGATCGTGCGACATTTAGTAGAAATGCACGGGGGAACAGTATCCGCTTACAGTGCTGGAGAAAATCAAGGCTCAACTTTTATCGTTCAGTTTCCTTTACTTAAGGATCAATCTAACAAAATTAAACCCGAAATTATTGATCCCTTTCTTTTTAGTGTAACTCAATCTGCCCTGAAAGGAATTCGGATTTTAGCGGTTGATGATGATCCCGATATGCGAGATTATGTCACTTATGTTTTAGAACAATCTGGCGCAGAGGTTAAGGTGGCCGGTTCAGCGAATGAAGCTTTAAACATTTTATCTCACTTTAAACCGGATATCTTGCTCAGTGATGTTGGGATGCCGAAGATAGATGGTTATCGCTTACTCCGACAAATTCGTTCTCTTTTTCCTGAGTCAAATCAAACTATTCCCGCTATTGCTTTAACCGCTTATGCCGGAGAATATAACCAACGTCAGGCTTTAGCGGCTGGTTTTGAGCGTCATTTGTCTAAACCTGTTGAACCTGAGCAATTAATTAAAGCGATCGTTGATTTAATTAATCTTAATTAA
- a CDS encoding response regulator, translated as MTRTNLCSYPDTPLILVVDDDRSTRTLLKVAMEEEGYQVITAKDGEECINEFNRCQPHMILLDAVMPEMDGFTCCQRLRELSEGSQIPILMITALDDQDSIDQAFTCGAVDYITKPIHWAVLAQRVKRLLTTSKALVELEQVQQQLTTSQEWIKLLGTIIEKLSQPFVLESFVQDTLNRVRLCFPVQRLSLYQYGGNIKIESRQAEFFSTADLSSDVLGLEPFYRTNSPQKKPLIIDDLCTTPHLSQQAIATLLNEQTRSALIVPIVIQQRVWGVLWVSYSQMTHQWQAWEIEQFETLANLLAIAINR; from the coding sequence ATGACCAGAACTAATCTCTGTTCCTATCCAGACACGCCTTTAATTTTAGTGGTGGACGATGACCGTTCGACACGAACTTTGTTGAAAGTCGCTATGGAAGAAGAAGGGTATCAGGTCATTACCGCTAAGGATGGGGAAGAATGTATCAATGAGTTTAACCGTTGTCAACCCCATATGATATTACTCGATGCAGTGATGCCGGAAATGGATGGTTTTACTTGTTGTCAACGGTTACGGGAGTTGTCCGAAGGAAGTCAGATTCCGATTTTAATGATTACTGCCCTCGATGATCAAGACTCCATCGATCAGGCTTTTACTTGTGGAGCAGTAGATTATATCACTAAACCGATCCATTGGGCAGTCCTAGCGCAACGGGTAAAACGACTTTTAACCACGAGCAAAGCCTTAGTCGAACTCGAGCAAGTCCAACAGCAACTGACTACTTCTCAAGAATGGATCAAGTTGTTAGGGACAATTATCGAAAAATTATCTCAACCGTTTGTTTTAGAGTCTTTTGTGCAAGATACCCTGAATAGAGTCCGTCTTTGTTTCCCCGTGCAACGACTTAGTTTATATCAATATGGAGGGAATATTAAAATAGAATCCCGTCAAGCAGAATTCTTTTCTACCGCAGATTTATCCTCTGACGTATTAGGATTAGAACCCTTTTATAGAACTAACTCTCCTCAAAAAAAACCCCTGATCATTGACGATTTATGTACTACTCCCCATTTATCTCAACAAGCGATCGCTACTTTACTCAATGAACAAACCCGTTCCGCCCTCATTGTCCCTATAGTGATTCAACAAAGAGTCTGGGGGGTGTTATGGGTCAGTTATAGCCAAATGACTCATCAGTGGCAAGCTTGGGAAATTGAACAGTTTGAGACTTTGGCTAATTTACTGGCGATCGCCATAAATCGTTAA